ACCAGAGGGCcatgggggggggaaaaaaaaaaaaaaaattttggaagGAATACCCAGAAGTCCTCAAATTCAATCTCCCACTTCAAGTGGGACCAGCCTCAGTTGAActaggttgctcagagctttgTCCAACTAAATTGTGAAAATCTCCCAGgctgaacattttaaaatcccTCTGGATACATGTTCTAGGGCTTTATTGTTCTCATTACCAGCAGTGGCTTTGTTCATGTCCATCtggaatttcttctgctgcagcctgtggtaCTGCACTGATCTTTCCACACAAGCTCCCAGAGCCCACTGCACACTCATTTCATGATGGACTACCTCTACTCACCCACGACAGAAGCGTCTTTATCGCCAATGAACTTCTCAAACTCAGCCACAGAACTGAGAGCCACCGAAGCAGGTCCCGCCTGTTTCTTGAGATGGCTGACAATCCCATCTTGAAagatcagaaaaataattaaagggaTCAATACCAAGTTCCACAAGACATTCTTCAAGCTTCCTAAACCAAAAATTGTTTCTGCAGAATCTATACACATCTCCCATAGAATAAATATGTGAACTGAAGGATTGCTCCTATCAGCTTCACACAGGAGCTTTCTAGCAACCTGGGAACTAGGAGCTAACCCAGAAACCTTCACCTTTAATGGAGAGCtttaagggaaaataaacatCCCAGGCTTTGCCAGCACAAAGAGTTCTGGAGAGGGTAAGGGGTTGGGGGGTGTATGTGTAGGTGGGAACCTTCTCTGCATCCCTGGCTGTTACATGctgtctcctgcagcagctcagcaagcCAGACTAATCTGTTCTTACCTGCTGTTCTGGGCCCATCATATGTCCCTGCTTCTTCTCCATCTCGAAAAATCTTTAATGTGGGATATCCACTGACTCCATACTTGTTACAGGTGTTGGAGTTTGCCGTACAGTCAACctaaagcaaaagaaacctTGCTACTCAGACTGACATCCAGCCCTAACACATCCAACCCAGCCAAGGGACTAGAGGGATCCATCACATGCTGCCTGGTGCTGGACAGCCCAGACGGGGAATGAGGTAACACAAGTATAGTAAGAGGcccagaaaatgagaaaatactgGAAAGACTAAATAGTTTCAACTTCGACCAGactacacacaaaaaaaatactAGAAAGCACAGTTTCTTGCACTCAATGACCAAGAattcctcagctccttgttAGTCCTAAAATTCATATAACACCTGAAGAAAACAGGCTGACCAGACCAGGAGGCCATGGTGCTAACTGTCCATGCCACTCCCCGTAAAGGAAGAGAGACCCTGATTTGAGAAAGCTCTACGAGTTTTGTGGCAAAAAAGAAAGCTCTTAGTCAGCAGGCCTCCGTGGGTACATGCAGTACAGTGCTTGCTCTCAGCCCCGTCACACAGCTCCGAGCAGGCCTATTTCCCCGGCTGGGGCGAGCCCTCACACCCCCTCTGCACACCAGCTGCGCGGCTGCGGCCTTGCGAGGATCAGCttccaaattatttcagagCTCTCAGGCCTCAAAGAAACGACGTCCGTCAGGCCTGCAGAGCAGGAGTCCTGTCGCTGGCCGCTGCCCAACACAGGAACCTGGGCTCACCTTCACAAGCGGTACGATCCCTTTCAGCCGGGTCGCGGCCGACTCATACTCCGGCGCCAACCGCTTGCAGTGTCCACACCTAGGGGCACGGAAGAGAGTCAGATCGGCCGAGTATCTCTCTCGGCccgcccccccggccccggccccggctccccgcCCCCAGCGGCCCCTCACCAAGGCGCGAAGAACTCCACGAGCACCAGCCCCGGGCGCTCGGCCAGGCCACTCTCGAAATCGGCATCGGTGAGCTCCACCACATCGGAGGCGCGAGCGCCGAGGGCGAGCAGCAGGATCAGCAGCAGCGCGGCAGGCAGGGCCGGCTGCGAGGCCCGGGGTGCGGACATGACGGATGGAGCGGCGCGTCCGGCGGATCCaagagcggcggggccgggagcggcagCTGAAGGAGCGCCGGGGCCGCAGCCGGAAGTCCCGCCCCCGCATCCGGATCTGCCGTGTGGCAGCTCCTGATTGGGCCGAACGTCACAGGGCGCAgccggagggggcggggccggcgcggaGACCCCGCCCCCTCCTCACGGCTGCCCCCTCTCGGCGCTGcccgggccgcggcggggccggtcGGAGCTTCGGGCCGGGTTCTGGCGCGGTCCCCTTCTATCGAGCTGTGTCGCGCCGACCACAGCGCTTGCCCTTGCCGGGGACCGCGGAGGCTCCCCGGGGCCGCGCGCTGCCGAGTCCTCTGCCGGTCTCGGGGAGCTTTGCTACCCTGATGGATGTGCGTTAACCCCGCCGTGGCCACCACGTCTGTACCGCGCGGTGCCGGCCCGGCGGTGACGCGTGCCCAGCACATGCCGCACGGCAGCGCTCGCCTCGCTGCAGGCTCGCTCGATGGACTCAACGCAGCCCCACATTTTCGCCCACCGCCCCTCACGCTCCAGCCGTGAGACAGTCCGGCGTTCCTCTGGCCCCGAGCCAAACCCGGGAGTGGGTCTTTACCCCGTAATCCCATCCTTCGGCATTTGCACTTTCCGCTGGGGTGTGCGGTCGGAAGGACTCTCGACTGTGCCATTCCTGCCGGGGTGCTCGGCTTGCATCCAGTTTTGACCCggcacagcctgctcccacTTCGCGCCACCGTGCCTGTACCGCCAGGGCCTGGTGCTGTCCCCGCACAAAAACCCCGATTCTCACCCTCCCAGCGCCATCTCCCTTTGCAGCGCACCGGGCAGCTCAGGTGGACCTTGGGTGACAAGGCATCAGCTGGGGAAACGTTCTCCCTAGCCCCTTTCCGCCTCACCATCCGTTCCTCCTTAGAGCCCACGTACTCCGACCCTCGCCTCATCATCCGGTCCCTCCCGCGGACCGCTGAGTTTTAGCAACTGTTTCCAGTATCCCCACAGCGGATGATTGGGTCCAGCCCTCATCAGGTCCTCACCTCCGGCACGGAGGCAGCCGCCTGGGCCGTTTCTGGCATTTTTGTCACCAATATTGAGCTGCATCAGCCAGTCGGCCCCCGGGCTGCGGGGAGAACGCGTTTGACGTCTCTAACTGCATCGTCGCCATCGCGACAAAGAGCCGTGGACCGGGACCGTCTCCCGGGAAGCGCTGTGCTGCCGCCGTCCACCCTCCGTCCGTCGACTCCCGCCGAACGGGCCCCGCCGGCCCGGGGCCGCCTCGCCGCTCGTCCCGGTACTGCGCGCCGCGAGGCCGGCAGGGGGCGCCGCTCCTCTCCTCTCCGGCCAGGTGCGGAGGGCAGGGGGCCCCGGGACGGGCGGGGGGCCCCGGGACGGGCAGGGGGCCCCGGGACGGGCGGGAGGCCCCGGGACGGGCGGGGGGCCCCGGGACTGGCGGGGGGCCCCGGGACGGGCGGGGGGCCCCGGGACGGGCGGGGGGCCCCGCCCGTGCCGGGTTCCAGTAGACAATAATGCACAAGCCCGGCACGGCTTGAGGTGGTGGGGCTGGCGCCGGCCTCGGATTAGAGCCCGGAACCGAGGCCAGAGGGAGTCAGCTCCGTCGCGCCCTGGGCGTCCAGCCCCTGCGGCAGGAGAGGGGTGAGCAGGCAGGGACCTGGCAGGGTCCCGTGCCGGGGAAGTATCAGGTTGTGTCACAACTCGTCTCGGCGGTGTGTGGGACAGGGATCTCTGAGGCTGCCAGTGTCGGAGGAAGGTTGGGAGTCACAGCGAAtgcgggagcggcgggggctGGAGCCGGGCTCCGGAGCCGTACTGCGGGAATTGCCGGAGCGAGCCCTGCGGGACCTCATCTGTCTCCCTCTCGCTCGCTCCTGCTGCCCGCAGGACGCGGGAAttgctgcttcccttcccagcctggggatgctgcttctgctggtgCTGCGGGACCCCAACACCGGTGAGTGAGAACGGGCCGTCGGGAGCGCAGTTGCCGCTGACAGATGCATGCTCGAGGGCCGGTTCTGCTCCCTCATCCTTTGTCTACTCTAGAGCCGTTCCCCTCTACTGCGAGGGCACGGGGAACGACTCCCAGGACAGACACCTGCTCCCGGCACTGTCCGGTGCAtgtgctctgctcagctcctgctctcccactGCCTGGGTGATCAAGACATATTTCCCAACTGGAGTACCCTCATTTGCCAGAGGAGACCTTCCAGGGTATGCTGCTCAGTGTGGGATCTGAGGCCATGCAGCggttcctggctctgctgcactgCTCCTGGTACCAGCTGGGAGGGGGCCAGGGTGGTTGGGGTGGGGTGGAGGGTACAGAGCCCATATGTGGTGATTGTCAAGTCTTGTGATATGGGGGAAATCCAAGTGGTGCCTCTGCAGGAGGACAGGGTGCTGGGAGGTCAGTGGCGTGGTGAGTACTGGACTAAGAAGAAGCCTGAGCCATGGCTACAGCAGCGCATGTTTATGGGGTCGGACCTGACGCATTGTGGGTTACAGGATGCAGCGACATGCTGGGCACAGAGATCGCACAAGCTACAGGGGGACCTGGGTCCCACAGCGCTGGCGCTGCCACGGTCCCACTCAGTGCCGGAACTGCTGCAGCGGTGAGGGGATGCGGATGTCCTGCCCCTTCTCCAGCCGCCGCTCACAGTCAATCAGGTAGTTCACACCATCGATCACCAGCTGCACCAGTTCCACCTGCACCAGAAGCACAGATGTGGTGATTGAGGGACTGTCCTGGGAGCCACACCACTTGGCCAGTCCTGCTGCATGCAGGGTAGGCACCGCCACTCCCAGCACCCACATGCTGGCCCCAGCACACGGCCCTGAGGCTGCATGTGCACTGTGGGCCCATCATGCAGACGCATTCCAGAACCTTCCTCCCCAGTTCTGTCTGGCACCCACCTCTGACTTCCCCAGACGGTCCAGGTTGGAGATGTCAAAAACGCTGCCTACAGCTGCAGTGTCCACACCACCTGTCCCACGCTTCTGTAGCCGGAGGTTCTCTAGGATCTTGGGGAAGCGGCTGTCCTGGAGCCCAGAGAAAGCGTCAGTGCTCAGCAGGACCAGCAACAAAGAAGTCAGGGCTCTGTAGCCGAATGCTCCCTAGGGCAGCCCCCTGTCACTCACAGGGTCTTGTCAGTTGGTCACCAGCCCCACCCAGAGTCCTACCCTGAGCAGACCCAGGCTGACACCTGGGACCCAGGCCTCTCTGGCCAGGAatgcaggcaggggctggacCCTATGCCTCCTAGGGGAACCTGAGTGTGGTCCAAGGCTGGGTCCCATGTTGTCTTGCACCTTTGCGGCTGAGGTCCCCACAGTCCTAGCCTGGCTCACCACAAAACTGGCCATGGTAATACCTTGCTGAGCAGTGGCAGCTTGATGTGGACACCTGCTCGCAGCCCCGTGCCCAGGTTGGAGGGGCAGGTCAGGATGTAACCCAGCCGTTCATTCCACATGAACTCCCAGCCTCGCTCCTGGATTAGCCGCTCCACCTGAGTTAGAGGCACAAGCAGTCATTCAGCCCTGGCCAAGGAGCATGCAGCAGAGGGCTAGCACCACAGGAGCCCTGCCTGCACCCTTTGCCTGTTacggggctggcacagcagaaaCTGTTGGACACTCACCTCCTTTAGGCCCCGGCAGAACCGCTCAAAAACGCGCTTCATGTTGCCCCCCTTCTCCATGGAGATGACACGTGTGTGGTCCTCCTCATTGATCCAGATCAAGAAGGTTTTCTGGTGGTTGTGCCTAGGGACAGGGCAGTGtttggctctgctggcagcttgCAGAGACCCTATGCCACTCAACTGTGCCTCTTCTGCCCCTGCCACCATGGTGCCAGTGCTGCCCTTGGTTCCAGTGTGCCGACTGCACCAGGGTGAGCAGCCAGGAGATGCTCCTGGAGATGGGCTAGTGCCCATCCACACATATCACTGCCAGTGACGGGAGCTGTCTCCAGTGCCTTGGGCACAGGCAGGTGCCTGTGGTGGTGACACAGCCTggactggggacaggagcaTGGCTCCTGCaccatgcaggcagcaggaaggggcTTGTGAGGCATGGAGTGTGCGCTGGAGGGCTGGGTTagaagcagctggagctggggactgTGTGCACTCTGGAGACGTTTTCCGTATAAAGGCGCAGCGTCAGCAAGGGTGGCATGGGCAGACACACGCGCTGGCTGTTGCTCTGCAGGAGTGTGAGATGTTGCATGGCTGTGCAAAGATGCTGGGAGGGAGCAGTAAGATGCGACTATGGCAGGGTAGGTTTGGTGTCACATAGAGTGTGCACAAGCCAGAAGGAGTGCTGGGGATTGCCCAGGGACCAGAAGGCAATTACAGGTTTTTGGCAGCCTTagagtgcaaggtgctgcaggATGGTGAGAGCAGGCAGGATTGACAGCTGGTACTGGCTCCACAGTCTCTCTTTCCAGTActgtgctgtggtttgtgtAGGGAACAGTAGACTCCTGACAGTGGTGCACAAGGAGCTCTCAGATGAGGCCACAGAACCCATggtgagcacagcccaggggcaCTGGTGCCATGTGCTAGGGTCTGTGGTGTGGCAAACATGGGAAATGTGGGTAGCAGGGCTGAGATAGATGGAGCAGTACCACCCCCCCATCTCTGCCCTGCCgcccagtgccagggcagaaCCTCACCAGATCCCTCGGGCATCAGGCCAGTCCCGagccattcctgctgctgtcaggagcGGGGACACCGGCTTGTCAAAGAGGAAGTGGTCCTGGAGGGAGGCAGAATTCACGGGCTCACCCAGGCTGCATGGCTGGCGCCAGGGCACCCTCACTAGTTCCAGTACTCCATGTCCCACTGGTCCCACCTGCCATGCAGGAGATTCACTGCGGCTCTTCCAGTCAGGGCACCCGTGGGGAGGAGCCCTTGCCCTCCTGGCCCAGGAGGCAAAAGGTTGCTGGTGCACagcccaccctgtgccagaggcTGGTGGGGCACCAGCTAAGTGCCACAAGCCCGCCTTCCTCTGGGCATGGGCAGGGAAATGGGGGCAAGAGTCAGAGATGGCCatgagctgctggggctgagttCAGAGAGCTCCTGGCTCATGAGGGCCTTGCTAGGGCAGGGGTCCTGGTTGAAGAAGACAACAGAGCTGCAAAAGGGGGATGCAACCTCCCAGAGGGGCAGTGCCAGGAAGGGGTCTTGCTCTGCATGCACCCAGGGGTTGGGGAGCTGGTCAGGAGCTGGACCGACTCACGTCAATGAGCTGCTGTTGCTCCTTCTCGGTCATCTCGCTGAGGCGGTAGTACCGGCCCGCCAGGTCTCCCGTGAGGCCACTCAGTGCATCCACAGTCACTTTCTCCACCTCTCGTCTCTCGGCACGGGTGCAGGCTGGAGGCAGGCTCAGGCCACGGATGCTGCGCCCGGTCCGGACCCGGGAGGACAGCACATAGCGCTCATCAAACTGGCCAAACTTTATCTGGAATAGACAGGAGCCACAAGGTGTTCATGGGGTGGCTCTGGTGCTGGCAGGGCCCTACCCCCAAGGCCCAAGGAAGGACACCCGTGTGCAGCATCACTGTCCAGTTTCTGCACCTTTGAGGCATCCAGGTCTGTGCTGTGCTTCATGGTGCGGGGGTTGTATCCATTGTGCCGCTCCTGAATCACAGGGTCAAACAGGTCAGCAAACACCTGGAAGAAAGTGGGACAATGtatggcagagccagggctttGTGAAGCCCCTGCCACAAGCCTGGCAGGGCCACACTGCCAGTGTGGGGGACAGTGTGTCCTGCTGTGCAACAGCAATCCACAGGGCAAGTGGAGCAGGAGGCTACAGGGCTCCAGGAATAGCTGCTCAAAAGGAGccctgtgtcctgcaggagcaggggaagacTTTCCAGGGGCCTCTCCAGCTGCACAGGCTGGGCAAGAGGAGCTGGGCAGTAATGCCCCAGGCTGTTGGTTGTACCATTGGTACTGAGactcctctggctgctgcaggcaaGGCTCTGGCTGCCACTCACCTCATAGGTTTCTTCATCACCAGCTACGATACCCACAGTCTTGATGAAAGGGTGGCCAGGGTTGTCAACGCCAGTCTGAATGCACTGGTCCAAGGTCCAGCCATTTGGGGTTGCCTTGTCACAGAGCCTGGCGTAGATGGCTGGCGTCAGGTTGCTGGCCATGCAGTTGTTGTGCTTCCGCAGATCGGGGTACTCAGCACTGTGGGAGGACGCACCAGTGAGTTCTTTAGGGTCAGGGGACCCCAGCACTTATGCCTGTGCTCCACAGAGACTCTTGGTGCAGGTAGGGGCTGAGGAGCTTGGGGAGGGGTCAAATACTCTGCTTAtccacagcagctgggagcagggaggcagTTACAGGCGTTGGTTGCATGGCAAAGGCACGGAGAGCCCAAGCCCGGGGCTGGCACTGAACCAAGCCAGGAGTCCACAGGCAGATCTGGGCCAGTCCTTAGGGAGAGGCTCCTTATCAAACACACAGTAGGGCCCCAGGGTGGGAGAACCTGCCAGGTGAGCAGTGGGGCCACGTGAGCCCATCCCTGCACTGAGCTGCCAGAGCACCTGGGCTGCAGAGTGGGGATCCCACTCCCTTGtcctccctggggctgccctgaTGCCAGCTCATATCGAGAGGGGCTGCTCCCCATCTGCTGATGCAGTGGGTAGGGGAGGCAGGAGATGCAGTCTGCAGGGTCCTGGCTTGCTTGACCCCTGGACCCCCACACCTCTGCCCCGGATGCTGTGGGGCAGGAGATTGGCTGACCCTGATCTGCAGGCAGTGGGAACAGCACAGTCCCAGTGCAGTTTATTGTATTAGGGGGATACTTTCCTCTAATCAGCTTAGTGGGAGGCTGTCTCTTGACCTCATTCCCACTTTAGACAGGCTTCGTACTTGTTCTGTGCTCACAGGGAAATTGGCAGGGCAGGACCCTGCCACTGCTTGCCTCAGCCGAATCTTTCTTGAGGGTGCCTCCACTCACCTTAGTGGGAAAGGACTGGCCCTTGTCAGCCCAGGAGACTATGCTGGTTGGAGGGGGTCCTGCATCCCTGAGGACACCCTTTTGAGAGAGGCCTGCTTTGGGGGTAACATAGCTTAGGGGGGATCCATGTGGGAGAAAAGGTGTCTGGACTAGTGCAGGTCTGGTCGTTGGGAACAACAGTCAGACATCAGCACTGGCAGCAAGTCCTGGCACCCTCCTGTCCTCAGCTCCTGCGCTTAGGCTGAGTGCTCACACTGGGCATTGGTTCTGGCTGCCAGCACCAATCCTGTGCTGCAATGCAGAGCCCTGTGGCTGCTACTGCCTCCTCCCCTGTGTCTGCAGGCCAAGGAATGTGGCCCTTTGCCCACAGCTTGGCTACTGCTCATGGCTTCCTGTGTAGTGCAGAAGCGAAGGGAGGTAGGGCTCCCATTGCATCGTGTGGGGAAGCACtagcagctcctgcctggacCAGCAGAAGGAGGCATTTTCTCCAGACAAGAACTTGTCCCGAGGTtgagggggctgagggctgCTCCCAACCCACACACAGACCTGTGCCCTGATAAGATAATCCAGCTATGAGGCTGACGTGGCATACATGGGACGCAGCCCGCCCTGGCCTCCCTCACTGCTTCTGCCCCATCATCTGCTGGCCACTGTCTCCCCACGGTGACACACTCGTAAAAAGCATTTGCTGATCAGAATGGGACACTTGGACAGGTTCCTCCACTGCTCAAGCATGGTCATGCTGCTGGGCATGCCAGGACCTCTTGCTGTGCTTTCTGTGTGACAGAGGATGCCCAGGAGCAGTAGATTCCTAAGGAAAGCCAGCTTactcccagcaggcaggagacTGCTATGGGTTGAGCATGCTGTCTGCCGCAGCTGTCTACACCTTCCCTGAGGTGTTCAGCATCCAAACCCTGAGActccaggctctgcctgcaggtgcTGTGCCTACTGCAGTGCTGACTGAGCACCTGGTTGGAGTGCCCCCTCCCCTAAACTGCCCCAGACCACAGCCAGCAAATCGGGGGAACCTCTCTTCAGCCTTTCTAGAGCACCTGAACTCAGATGGATGTTGCCAGGACAAGCTGGGTAATGCTGGGATGAAGGTCCTGAGCAACTGGTGCTGTGCTCACCGTGGTGCCACAGAGCTGGTGGGGGAGGCTGCGTCCAGGCTGGCACTGGAGGGCTCTGGCAGTGGCACCACACTCCTGCCATGTGCTCAGGGTGTCCAGGAGTCCTCTGTCATAGTGTCAAGATGATGCTGCACCTGGGCTGCTTTAACCCCTTGGTTTTGGTCCCCAAGGCTGGTTTTAAAATTATGGCCATTTCAGCACCATCTATTTTGTTCCCACAaacaaaatttttgttttgtgtcacAGCACCGGTGATatcttaaaagtcttttccaacctcaacgattccatgattctgtggtaTTGTGGGCTCCTGCCCGGCTGCAGAGGCTGGAAGCGTGGATGTCTGCCAGGAGTGCAAGTCAGCAGTGCTGCCCACGCTGTCCTGTGCTCACCTCAGCCTGCCgtcctgccctgtgctcaccTCAGCCTGCCGTCCTGGCCCTGACCTCGGGGTGCAGCTGCCCTCTCTGCCCTTGAGCAAGCAGGTGTCTGACCCCAGGGCAGAcctgctcagcagccagcagggatTATTACCTCATCGTCTACTGACTGGGCAGCTTCTCCAGAAGTGACAGCCACTGCACTTCCCTGAAGCTCTTCACCTCTGATGTGGCAGCCTCCAGTGCCCTTCCTGGCATCACTGGCTTGAGGTCCCCAGGCAGTCTCAGCCTCACATGGCCTCTGGAGAGGCACAGCAGTGTGTAGGGTGAGCAGCAGACCCTGTGTAGGGGCCTGGATCTGGGAGCCGGCAGGCAGCCAAGCATGAGGCTACAGGGAGGAGGGGTCTTGGGCTTTGTCTGGATACACTTTGGCAGGGAGCCCTGTTGTGGTGACCCAAATGTGGTGCCATGCCTGTCATAGGATCCACCTGGCAGAAGGCACAGCGTGCCCATGTCTCCTTGAGGTGGGAATGCCTGTGCCCTCCCAGCATGGCCATTCGTACTACAGTGCCTCTGACAGGAGGCTGTGGAGTGTCGCTCTGACCCCTCAGGGCTGCTGCCAATGTCTCTCTAAAAGACTAGAGGGGCAAAATCCTCGGGCAAGTCAGCTGCAGAGTGAGGGATTGCAGCTCACGCCTAGGTCTCTGTCCAGGTTCTTTTCAAGTGTCAGCACTGTCACAAAACCATTCCCAACTGAACAGAACCCCACAGGAGGCTCATTTTAGAGCTTTTCAGTCACAGCCCCACCTTGATTTCATCCCCTCCTGATCTgatgtctgtgtctctgcagtttcagaaagctggaaaacacCCCCTCTTGTGAGTTAAATAATCAATGACATCCGGCCTTTGTAATTCTATGCACTCACTCAGTTTCTGTCCCTGACTTTATCCCAATGCAGCTTTCCAGAGCCTCAGTGCCAGCTCCTTGTGAGCCCTCCACATGCCCAGGGTTCCCAGCCTGCAATGCAGCACCGCGACACACCGCTCTGACTGTCGGCATTTGgtgcagggatggcagcagctgcctgcgTTCGGAGGAGCAACGTGctgcctccttcccaccctgctccttcCTTGTGCACAGTCTGCGGGCATTGGGCTAGGCAGGAAAACTTGGTCTTCATTTTCCTGGCCCACCTCTAGGATGTACCAAGCCAAGCAGCTGTTGCCAGCATATGGACTGGCTGGTGACCACCATGTCCCTTTCCCCTTATGGCCTTGGCCCCGTTCCTACTCTGCCTAGCTCTCGTGAGACACAGGTAGCTCTTGCGTCCAGTCCTGTCTGGTGCTGTGCACCTCTATGCTCctcagggctggcagcacaaacactgggcaggaccagcctGTCTCCTCCACCCTATTTGCCATGGCAAGTGATAGTGAGAGGAACCATGTGAGTGTGAGGCACTTGGCCCgcctggccaggctgggctccctGGGCTAACAAAGAGCCGTTTGGAGGGGAGCAGCATGAGACCTGGTCTAGAGCTTGAACCTTAGCATTGTGCTGCAGCTGCGATGCTTATCTGGCTTAAGGGATCAGGCACCGGTTGTGCAAATAGGGCCAGGGCTCTTTGCAGAGCCAGCATAACCTCAAAAGCACCCCTAAGACAGCCTGTGGCCATGTATGCACTCACTTGGCCCAGATCAACTCTGTGCCCACTTCCCAGAAGTCCTGATTGCACCTCTCATTGTCATCCAAAATCTACCCATGGGGCTGCTTGCTCAGCACCCAGAGGCCCCTCCAGTTCTCCCTTTAAAAACTGGCCCAGAGACGGAAGAGCCAGGACCTGCcagcaaagcttttcttttcaatagAGGAGTCCCTGTCCCAAAGGCAGGCGCGTGGGAAGGCTGGTACAGCCAGATGAGGCCGGGCCAGGGGCTGCTATGGCACCAGCTCCCACAGTCAGAGATCCTGggtgctctgccagcaggaCAAAATGGACCCTTTGCTCCGTCCGGCTCCTACCAGGACATTGGCAAAGTCCCCCTGGCTTCTGTCGGGCTGAGCCTAGGGTATGTCCCCACCGGCATTGGCCgtcccagcactgctgtctcCCAAACAACCCCCATCTCTGCCCTCCCGGTCATCCCGGGAAGTCCTCCGGGACCACAACCACTGTCAAGCATTTGTCCCCTCCTGCTCTCGCATGTTCGCGGCTGCAGCGGCTTGTCCTGGTACTCTGGGACcacccagggcagctggcagctccGGGCTCCCTGCCCGGACCGCAGCGCCCAGAGCCAACCCCCGGACCCGGGAATGTGCCCGGGGCGGCCCCCGCAGCCCTCACAGCCCCTATCAGCGCGGGTCCCATTAAGGAGACCCGCGGCAACCCCGACGAACCCCGGAGAGCCGGGACCCGCGCTCTCTGGTCCCCGCGGGACCTCTCCCGGGCCGCGGATGTGCCGGTGTCCTTGTGCACGGGGACGGCGGGGCCCGCGGAGCCCGCGGAGCCGGTGACCAGCAGCCCAAGGCGGGGGCGGATCCGTCCAACACGGCTGAGCCCCTGCGGCCGCTCCGTCCCCCTCGTGGCCCGGGGCCCCGGGGCCGACTTGGGCTTGGTTCGGGGCCGACTTGGGCTTGGTTCGGGGCCGACTCGGGCTTGGTTCGGGGCCTCCCGGTCCTTCCCGCCATGGACGAGCAGCGTCCATCGCGCCGCTCCTGTGAGCTGCTCCAGGACCCGCCGCCCAGGCTCGAGCCGGGGGGCGGCCACCGCACCCTCCCCCGGTGCCGGTGCTGCAGGGATCGTCCCCCGctcgccgccccccgcccgtgcgcccccgccgcccgcgcACGTTACCTGGGCGGGTATCGCCGACGCTGACGGTCTCCCGCGTTGACCGAGTCCCGGGCGAGTAGGAAGCCGGCGGCGAGAGAGCCGGCGCCCACCATGGCCAGGAGGCCGGCGGAGCGGCGAGCGGAGAGAGCGCGGGCGAAGGTACTTGCCATAGCGGAGCAACGGAGCGGCGGAGCAAGCGCGCCGGGGCGGGCAGCGGACGTgaggggaatgggaacgggaatgggaataggAACGGGAACGGCGCCGGGGAGGGCGAGGGGCGGGGAGCCGGCGGGGCACGGGGGGGGCCTGGCGGCGCCGCCACCTGCTTAGCTGCCCCGCCCCACCCCGCCCCGCCCCACCGAGGCCGCCGCCGCTTTCAGCACTGTTCGCCGGACAGCGCCGGAGGGGCGGCTGCGCCGAGACGGGCCGGCTCTGCACCGGGACCTACACCTCGGAGCCCTTCGCCGCGCCCTGCGGCGGACGGGCGTGGCCGGGTCAAA
This region of Hirundo rustica isolate bHirRus1 chromosome 13, bHirRus1.pri.v3, whole genome shotgun sequence genomic DNA includes:
- the CKMT1A gene encoding creatine kinase U-type, mitochondrial, which produces MASTFARALSARRSAGLLAMVGAGSLAAGFLLARDSVNAGDRQRRRYPPSAEYPDLRKHNNCMASNLTPAIYARLCDKATPNGWTLDQCIQTGVDNPGHPFIKTVGIVAGDEETYEVFADLFDPVIQERHNGYNPRTMKHSTDLDASKIKFGQFDERYVLSSRVRTGRSIRGLSLPPACTRAERREVEKVTVDALSGLTGDLAGRYYRLSEMTEKEQQQLIDDHFLFDKPVSPLLTAAGMARDWPDARGIWHNHQKTFLIWINEEDHTRVISMEKGGNMKRVFERFCRGLKEVERLIQERGWEFMWNERLGYILTCPSNLGTGLRAGVHIKLPLLSKDSRFPKILENLRLQKRGTGGVDTAAVGSVFDISNLDRLGKSEVELVQLVIDGVNYLIDCERRLEKGQDIRIPSPLQQFRH